Proteins encoded in a region of the Pseudomonas putida genome:
- a CDS encoding acetyl-CoA carboxylase biotin carboxylase subunit gives MIKKILIANRGEIAVRIVRACAEMGIRSVAIFSDADRHALHVKRADEAHSIGAEPLAGYLNPRKLVNLAVETGCDALHPGYGFLSENAELAEICAERGIKFIGPAADVIRRMGDKTEARRTMIAAGVPVTPGTEGNVADIHEALSEGERIGYPVMLKATSGGGGRGIRRCNSREELEQNFPRVISEATKAFGSAEVFLEKCIVNPKHIEAQILGDSFGNVVHLFERDCSIQRRNQKLIEIAPSPQLTPEQRAYIGDLAVRAAKAVNYENAGTVEFLLADGEVYFMEMNTRVQVEHTITEEITGIDIVREQIRIASGLPLSVKQEDIQHRGYALQFRINAEDPKNNFLPSFGKITRYYAPGGPGVRTDTAIYTGYTIPPFYDSMCLKLVVWALTWEEAMDRGLRALDDMRVQGVKTTAAYYQEILRNPEFRSGQFNTSFVESHPELTNYSIKRKPEELALAIAAAIAAHAGL, from the coding sequence GTGATAAAAAAAATCCTGATCGCCAACCGAGGTGAAATCGCAGTTCGGATCGTGCGTGCCTGCGCCGAGATGGGCATACGCTCGGTAGCGATCTTTTCCGACGCCGACCGGCATGCCTTGCACGTCAAGCGCGCCGACGAAGCCCACAGCATTGGTGCCGAGCCGCTGGCCGGCTACCTGAACCCGCGCAAGCTGGTGAACCTGGCTGTGGAAACCGGTTGTGATGCCCTGCACCCGGGCTATGGTTTTTTGTCGGAAAACGCTGAACTGGCAGAGATCTGCGCCGAGCGCGGGATCAAGTTCATCGGCCCGGCCGCCGACGTGATTCGCCGCATGGGCGACAAGACCGAAGCGCGCCGCACCATGATCGCCGCTGGTGTGCCGGTCACCCCTGGCACCGAAGGCAACGTTGCCGATATTCATGAAGCCTTGAGCGAAGGCGAGCGCATCGGTTACCCGGTGATGCTCAAGGCCACCTCCGGTGGTGGCGGTCGCGGTATTCGCCGTTGCAACAGCCGCGAGGAACTGGAACAGAACTTCCCACGGGTGATTTCCGAGGCGACCAAGGCCTTTGGTTCGGCTGAAGTGTTCCTGGAAAAGTGCATCGTCAACCCCAAGCACATCGAGGCGCAGATCCTCGGTGACAGCTTTGGCAACGTGGTGCACCTGTTCGAGCGCGACTGCTCGATCCAGCGCCGTAACCAGAAACTCATCGAAATCGCCCCAAGCCCCCAGCTCACCCCCGAGCAGCGCGCCTACATTGGCGACCTGGCAGTGCGTGCGGCCAAGGCGGTGAACTACGAGAACGCCGGTACCGTGGAGTTTCTGCTCGCCGATGGCGAGGTGTACTTCATGGAAATGAACACCCGGGTGCAGGTGGAACACACCATCACCGAGGAAATCACCGGTATCGACATCGTCCGTGAGCAGATTCGCATTGCCTCGGGCTTGCCGCTGTCGGTCAAGCAAGAAGACATTCAGCACCGCGGTTACGCGTTGCAGTTCCGTATTAACGCCGAAGACCCGAAGAACAACTTCCTGCCAAGTTTCGGCAAGATCACCCGTTACTACGCCCCCGGCGGCCCCGGCGTGCGTACCGACACGGCGATCTACACCGGCTACACCATTCCGCCGTTCTACGACTCCATGTGCCTGAAACTGGTGGTGTGGGCGTTGACCTGGGAAGAAGCCATGGACCGCGGCCTGCGGGCCCTGGACGACATGCGCGTGCAAGGGGTGAAGACCACCGCCGCGTACTACCAGGAAATCCTGCGCAATCCGGAATTCCGTAGCGGCCAGTTCAATACCAGCTTCGTCGAAAGCCACCCTGAACTGACCAACTACTCGATCAAGCGCAAACCCGAAGAGCTGGCCCTGGCCATCGCCGCCGCCATCGCCGCCCACGCAGGCCTGTGA
- a CDS encoding LysR family transcriptional regulator, producing MRKSLMRMTLRQLQIFNEVCDLRSYSRAAEEMSLTQPAVSLQIRQLEELIGQPLFEYVGKKLYLTEAAEALQRASHDIFGRLESLDMQLSDMQGSLQGQLKLAIESSAKYFVPHLFAAFKQRHPEVNLTLTVVNRAQAIRRLSDNRDDLIIMSMVPQDMGLEFLPFLNNPIVAVAPPEHPLCKLEQLRLQDLEPHTLLVREQGSGTRKACEEYFKDKRVHFTQTLEVASADAQRECVIAGLGIALLTRHAVNLELATGVLKELPVEELPLYRSWCVVQSKAKRQSPVALAFLAFIRGERALISALVERFSGKLPPTPATP from the coding sequence ATGCGTAAGTCCTTGATGCGTATGACTTTGCGTCAATTGCAGATCTTCAATGAGGTGTGTGATTTACGTTCTTACAGCCGTGCGGCGGAAGAGATGTCGCTGACGCAACCCGCCGTTAGTCTACAGATCCGCCAGCTTGAAGAGCTGATCGGCCAGCCGCTGTTCGAGTATGTGGGCAAGAAGCTCTACCTCACCGAGGCGGCCGAAGCATTGCAACGCGCCAGCCACGACATTTTCGGGCGCCTGGAGAGCCTGGACATGCAGCTGTCGGACATGCAGGGCTCATTGCAGGGTCAGTTGAAGCTGGCGATCGAGTCCAGTGCCAAGTACTTCGTGCCACACCTGTTCGCCGCCTTCAAGCAGCGTCACCCGGAGGTCAACCTGACCCTGACAGTGGTCAACCGCGCCCAGGCCATTCGCCGTCTTTCCGACAACCGCGACGACCTGATCATCATGTCGATGGTGCCGCAGGACATGGGTCTGGAGTTTCTGCCATTCCTCAACAACCCGATCGTTGCCGTGGCGCCGCCCGAGCACCCGCTGTGCAAGCTCGAGCAGCTGCGCCTGCAGGACCTGGAGCCTCATACCCTGTTGGTCCGTGAGCAAGGTTCAGGGACGCGCAAGGCTTGCGAAGAGTACTTCAAGGACAAGCGCGTGCATTTCACCCAGACCCTGGAGGTTGCATCGGCCGATGCCCAGCGCGAATGCGTGATCGCCGGCCTTGGGATCGCCCTGCTCACCCGCCACGCAGTCAACCTGGAACTGGCCACCGGGGTGCTGAAGGAATTACCGGTGGAGGAACTGCCGCTGTACCGCAGCTGGTGCGTGGTGCAGTCCAAGGCCAAGCGACAGTCGCCGGTGGCCTTGGCCTTTCTGGCATTCATCCGCGGCGAACGTGCGTTGATCAGCGCGCTTGTTGAGCGTTTTTCGGGGAAGTTGCCGCCGACGCCTGCCACACCGTGA
- a CDS encoding PA3496 family putative envelope integrity protein gives MARDFDGTYQPNAKARKQQEKDQRRMEYRRAIESYCDQRQLLRDLVDYPELQELTVWQASAATSPKNAQQAR, from the coding sequence ATGGCTCGTGACTTCGATGGTACGTACCAACCCAACGCCAAGGCTCGCAAACAGCAGGAAAAGGATCAGCGCCGCATGGAATACCGCCGCGCGATCGAAAGCTATTGCGACCAACGTCAGCTGCTGCGCGACCTGGTGGATTACCCCGAGTTGCAAGAACTCACGGTGTGGCAGGCGTCGGCGGCAACTTCCCCGAAAAACGCTCAACAAGCGCGCTGA
- the hexR gene encoding transcriptional regulator HexR, giving the protein MNLLQHIAQSRHLLRKSELKVADHVLLDPAAVMHSSMADLAHSVGISEPTIVRFCRAIGCSGFQDLKLKLAQSLAAGASFGQFAIHEDDSVADYSLKIFDTTLHTLMEVREHLDPHALQQAVSAMAQAQRVEFYGFGASGAVAADAQHKFFRLLLSAAAYSDPHMQAMSAVTLKPGDVAVCISQSGRSKDLLITANLVRESGANLITLCPSQTPLAELSTVNLAIDVHEDTEIYTPLTSRIAHLVVIDVLAMGVAMARGPSLVNHLKSVKRSLRSLRLSPKSIKATDD; this is encoded by the coding sequence GTGAATCTGTTGCAACATATCGCCCAATCGCGCCACCTGCTGCGCAAATCGGAACTCAAAGTGGCCGACCACGTGCTGCTCGACCCGGCTGCCGTCATGCACAGCTCCATGGCCGATCTGGCGCACAGTGTGGGCATCAGCGAGCCGACCATCGTACGTTTCTGCCGGGCGATCGGTTGCTCGGGCTTCCAGGACCTGAAACTCAAGCTGGCGCAGAGCCTGGCGGCTGGGGCCAGTTTTGGCCAGTTTGCCATCCATGAAGACGACTCGGTCGCCGACTACAGCCTGAAGATCTTCGACACTACCCTGCACACCCTGATGGAAGTGCGCGAGCACCTCGACCCGCATGCGCTTCAGCAGGCGGTGAGCGCCATGGCCCAGGCACAGCGTGTCGAGTTCTATGGCTTTGGTGCCTCTGGTGCGGTGGCGGCCGATGCCCAGCACAAGTTCTTCCGCCTGCTGCTCAGTGCCGCTGCTTATTCCGACCCGCACATGCAGGCGATGTCGGCGGTAACCTTGAAGCCGGGCGATGTGGCCGTGTGTATTTCCCAGTCGGGTCGCTCCAAGGACTTGCTGATCACCGCCAACCTGGTGCGTGAGAGCGGCGCCAACCTGATTACCCTGTGCCCCAGCCAGACGCCGCTGGCCGAGCTGTCGACGGTCAACCTGGCGATCGACGTGCATGAGGACACCGAAATCTATACCCCGCTGACCTCGCGTATCGCCCACCTTGTGGTGATTGACGTGCTGGCCATGGGCGTGGCCATGGCACGGGGCCCGAGCCTGGTCAACCACCTGAAAAGCGTGAAGCGCAGCTTGCGCAGCCTGCGTTTGTCGCCCAAGTCGATCAAGGCTACAGATGACTGA
- the uvrD gene encoding DNA helicase II encodes MHTDDLSLLLNSLNDAQRQAVAATLGRQLVLAGAGSGKTRVLVHRIAWLIQVEQASPHSILSVTFTNKAAAEMRQRIEQLLGINPAGMWVGTFHGLAHRLLRAHWQEARLVQNFQILDSDDQQRLIKRVMRELGLDEQKWPARQAQWFINGQKDEGLRPQHIQAGGDLFLATMREVYTAYEQACERAGVIDFSELLLRALDLWRDHPGLLEHYQRRFQHVLVDEFQDTNAVQYAWLRLLARGGASLMAVGDDDQSIYGWRGAKIENIHQYTADFPDAEMIRLEQNYRSTGGILKAANALIANNSGRLGKELWTDMGEGEPLTLYAAYNEHDEARYVVETIESLVKQGNARNEIAILYRSNAQSRVLEEALLRERIPYRIYGGQRFFERAEIKNAMAYLRLIEGRGNDAALERVINVPPRGIGEKTVEAIREHARHSQLSMWEAMCQLLAAKALKGRAASALGAFIELIEGLAAKVVDMPLHTMTQTTIEQSGLILYHQEEKGEKGQARVENLEELVSAARNFESADEDADLSPLSAFLGHASLEAGDTQADEHEDSIQLMTLHSAKGLEFPYVFLVGMEEGLFPHKMSLEEPGRLEEERRLAYVGITRAMRQLVMTYAETRRLYGSETYNKVSRFVREIPPGLVQEVRLSNSVSRPFGGAKTATNSNLFANASIPQTAFNLGQRVQHAVFGEGVILNFEGSGAQARVQVNFAEGSKWLMLGYAKLEAI; translated from the coding sequence ATGCACACAGATGACCTCTCCCTCCTGCTGAATTCCCTCAACGATGCCCAACGCCAGGCCGTAGCGGCCACGCTCGGGCGTCAATTGGTGCTTGCCGGCGCCGGTTCCGGTAAAACCCGCGTGCTGGTGCACCGCATCGCCTGGCTTATCCAGGTAGAGCAGGCGTCGCCGCATTCGATCCTGTCGGTGACCTTCACCAACAAGGCTGCTGCAGAAATGCGCCAGCGGATCGAGCAGCTGCTGGGGATCAACCCGGCGGGTATGTGGGTAGGCACCTTCCACGGCCTGGCCCATCGCCTGCTGCGGGCCCACTGGCAGGAAGCACGGTTGGTTCAGAACTTCCAGATCCTCGACAGCGACGACCAGCAGCGCCTGATCAAGCGGGTGATGCGCGAGCTGGGCCTGGACGAGCAGAAGTGGCCGGCGCGCCAGGCCCAGTGGTTCATCAACGGGCAGAAGGACGAGGGCCTGCGCCCGCAGCATATCCAGGCCGGTGGCGACCTGTTCCTGGCGACCATGCGCGAGGTCTATACCGCCTACGAGCAGGCCTGCGAGCGCGCCGGGGTCATCGACTTCTCCGAACTGCTGCTGCGCGCCCTGGACCTGTGGCGCGACCACCCGGGCTTGCTGGAGCACTACCAGCGGCGCTTCCAGCACGTGCTGGTGGACGAGTTCCAGGATACCAACGCCGTGCAGTACGCCTGGCTGCGCCTGTTGGCGCGCGGTGGCGCCAGCTTGATGGCGGTAGGCGATGACGACCAGTCGATCTACGGCTGGCGCGGCGCCAAGATCGAAAACATTCACCAGTACACCGCCGACTTCCCCGACGCCGAGATGATCCGCCTGGAGCAGAACTACCGCTCCACCGGCGGCATCCTCAAGGCTGCCAACGCCCTGATCGCCAACAACAGTGGGCGCCTGGGCAAAGAGCTGTGGACCGACATGGGCGAAGGCGAACCGCTGACCCTGTACGCGGCCTACAACGAGCATGACGAAGCGCGCTACGTGGTAGAAACCATCGAAAGCCTGGTCAAGCAGGGCAATGCGCGTAACGAGATCGCCATTCTGTACCGTTCCAACGCCCAGTCGCGGGTGCTGGAAGAGGCCCTGCTGCGCGAGCGCATCCCCTACCGCATCTATGGCGGCCAACGCTTCTTCGAACGCGCCGAAATCAAGAACGCCATGGCATACCTGCGGCTGATCGAAGGGCGTGGCAACGATGCCGCCCTGGAGCGGGTGATCAACGTGCCGCCGCGCGGTATCGGCGAAAAAACCGTCGAAGCCATCCGTGAGCACGCCCGCCACAGCCAGTTGTCGATGTGGGAGGCCATGTGCCAGCTGCTCGCCGCCAAGGCCCTGAAGGGCCGCGCCGCCAGTGCCCTGGGGGCTTTCATCGAGCTGATCGAGGGGCTGGCCGCCAAAGTCGTGGACATGCCGCTGCATACCATGACCCAGACCACCATCGAGCAGTCCGGGCTGATCCTCTATCACCAGGAGGAAAAAGGTGAAAAGGGCCAGGCACGGGTAGAAAACCTTGAGGAACTGGTCAGCGCTGCACGCAACTTCGAATCCGCCGACGAAGATGCCGACCTCTCGCCACTGTCAGCCTTCTTGGGGCATGCCTCGCTTGAAGCGGGCGATACCCAGGCTGATGAGCATGAAGACAGCATCCAGCTGATGACCCTGCACAGCGCCAAAGGCCTGGAGTTCCCGTATGTGTTCCTGGTGGGCATGGAAGAAGGCCTGTTCCCGCACAAGATGAGCCTGGAAGAACCCGGCCGCCTGGAAGAGGAACGGCGCCTGGCCTACGTGGGCATCACCCGCGCCATGCGCCAGCTGGTCATGACCTATGCCGAAACCCGTCGTCTGTATGGCAGCGAGACCTACAACAAGGTGTCGCGTTTCGTGCGCGAAATTCCGCCAGGCTTGGTTCAGGAAGTGCGCCTGTCCAACAGCGTCAGCCGCCCGTTCGGTGGGGCCAAGACCGCCACCAACAGCAACCTGTTTGCCAATGCCAGTATTCCGCAGACCGCGTTCAACCTTGGCCAGCGTGTACAACATGCAGTGTTTGGCGAAGGTGTGATCCTCAACTTCGAGGGCTCGGGTGCGCAGGCGCGGGTGCAGGTGAACTTTGCCGAAGGCAGCAAGTGGCTGATGCTGGGGTATGCCAAGCTCGAGGCCATCTGA